A region of Labeo rohita strain BAU-BD-2019 chromosome 2, IGBB_LRoh.1.0, whole genome shotgun sequence DNA encodes the following proteins:
- the gtf2b gene encoding transcription initiation factor IIB, whose translation MASTSRGDSLPKVQCPNHPDAILVEDYRAGDMICPECGLVVGDRVIDVGSEWRTFTNEKATKDPSRVGDAQNPLLNGGDLTTMISKGTGAASFDEFGNNKYQNRRTMSSSDRAMLNAFKEITTMADRINLPRNIIDRTNNLFKQVYEQKSLKGRSNDAIASACLYIACRQEGVPRTFKEICAVSRISKKEIGRCFKLILKALETSVDLITTGDFMSRFCSNLGLPKQVQMAATYIARKAVELDLVPGRSPISVAAAAIYMASQASAEKKTQKEIGDIAGVADVTIRQSYRLIYPRAADLFPPDFKFDTPVDKLPQL comes from the exons GATGCAATCCTGGTTGAGGACTACAGGGCAGGAGACATGATCTGTCCTGAATGTGGCCTTGTAGTAG GTGACCGTGTAATCGATGTAGGATCAGAGTGGAGAACGTTCACCAATGAGAAAGCAACTAAAGACCCGTCTCGTGTTGGTGACGCTCAGAACCCTCTCCTCAATGGAGGAGACCTCACCACCATGATCAGCAAA GGAACAGGTGCAGCAAGCTTTGATGAGTTTGGAAATAACAAGTACCAGAATCGGAGAACCATGAGCAGCTCCGATCGAGCCATGTTGAATGCCTTTAAAGAGATCACCACCATGGCCGACAGAATCAACCTCCCCAGAAACATCATT GACCGAACAAACAACCTGTTCAAACAGGTTTATGAACAGAAGAGTCTTAAAGGCAGAAGTAATGATGCGATCGCTTCGGCCTGCCTTTACATAGCGTGCAGACAGGAGGGCGTCCCTAGAACGTTTAAAG AAATCTGTGCCGTGTCTCGGATCTCAAAGAAGGAGATTGGCCGTTGCTTCAAGCTTATCCTGAAGGCTCTTGAGACGAGTGTGGACCTCATTACAACCGGCGACTTCATGTCACGTTTCTGCTCCAACCTGGGCTTGCCGAAACAGGTGCAAATGGCAGCCACTTACATCGCCAGGAAGGCCGTCGAACTGGACTTGGTTCCAGGGCGCAGTCCGATCTCAGTGGCAGCCGCAGCCATTTATATGGCCTCTCAAGCATCTGCAGAGAAAAAGACACAGAAGG AGATTGGGGACATCGCTGGAGTGGCAGACGTCACCATCCGTCAGTCCTACCGTCTCATTTATCCCCGTGCTGCCGACCTCTTTCCTCCAGACTTCAAGTTCGACACACCAGTGGATAAACTGCCTCAACTGTGA